In one window of Macaca thibetana thibetana isolate TM-01 chromosome 5, ASM2454274v1, whole genome shotgun sequence DNA:
- the TRMT44 gene encoding probable tRNA (uracil-O(2)-)-methyltransferase isoform X3, producing MAEVGRAGISDPGALLPRGFWAAVEVWLERPQVANKRLCGARLEARWSAALPCAEARGPGTSAGSEQKERGPVPGQGSPGGDTGPRLRSEPKQGMACCELEEAQGQCQQEEAQREAASAALRDSGHPGHAEGDEGDFPAADLDSLWDDFSRSLARGNSEMLAFLTCSGAGSQPEAQRELDVVLRTVIPKTSPHCPLTAPRREIVVQDVLNGTVTFLPLEEDDEGKLKVKMSNVYQIQLSHSKEEWFISVLIFCPERWHSDGIVYPKPTWLGEELLAKLAKWSVENKKSDFKSTLSLVSIMKYSKAYQELKEKYKEMVKVWPEVTDPEKFVYEDVAIAAYLLILWEEERAERGLTARQSFVDLGCGNGLLVHILNSEGHPGRGIDVRRRKIWDMYGPQTQLEEDAITPNDKTLFPDVDWLIGNHSDELTPWIPVIAARSSYNCRFFVLPCCFFDFIGKYSRRQSKKTQYREYLDFIKEVGFTCGFHVAEDCLRIPSTKRVCLIGKSRTYPPSREASVDEKRTQYIKSRRGCPVSPPRRELCPSPLRVAAGSAGHCDGHQALGARVGCVAGAWAAERGAGPQAKGAWLPGFHPREKAERVRNCAALPRGFIDQVVLQVANLLLGGKQLNTGSSRNGSLKTWNRGESLSLAEVASELDTETLRRLKRECGGLQTLLRNSHQVFRDPVCSGSAGTTQIDKLAHLVLWPTTQEWTQLMRTTSAP from the exons ATGGCGGAGGTGGGCCGAGCAGGCATCAGCGACCCAGGGGCGCTGCTCCCCCGGGGGTTCTGGGCTGCGGTGGAGGTGTGGCTGGAGAGGCCGCAGGTGGCCAACAAACGGCTTTGCGGTGCCCGCCTAGAGGCCCGCTGGAGCGCTGCCCTGCCCTGCGCCGAGGCCCGCGGCCCAGGGACGAGCGCAGGCTCGGAGCAGAAGGAGCGGGGTCCGGTTCCCGGCCAGGGTTCGCCCGGAGGGGACACGGGTCCCAGGCTGCGATCAGAACCCAAGCAGGGCATGGCATGTTGCGAACTTGAGGAGGCCCAGGGCCAGTGCCAGCAAGAGGAGGCACAGAGGGAAGCCGCCTCGGCGGCCCTGAGGGACTCTGGGCACCCCGGTCATGCTGAAGGAGACGAGGGCGACTTCCCCGCCGCAGATCTGGATTCGCTCTGGGACGATTTCTCCCGAAGTCTCGCCCGTGGCAATTCGGAGATGCTGGCCTTCCTCACCTGCTCCGGGGCGGGATCGCAGCCAGAGGCGCAGCGTGAGCTCGACGTGGTTCTCAGAACCGTCATCCCGAAAACTAGCCCACATTGCCCCCTTACAGCTCCCAGGAGGGAAATAGTCGTGCAAG atgtCCTCAATGGAACTGTAACGTTTTTGCCTTTGGAAGAAGATGATGAGGGGAAGTTAAAGGTTAAGATGAGCAATGTATATCAAATTCAGCTCAGTCACAGCAAAGAAGAATG gttcatatctgttttaattttctgtccaGAAAGATGGCATTCAGATGGAATTGTGTATCCCAAACCCACGTGGCTTGGAGAAGAGTTGCTGGCCAAGTTGGCCAAGTGGTCTGTAGAGAACAAGAAGAGTGACTTTAAAAGCACCCTTTCCCTTGTCTCCATTATGAAGTATAGCAAGGCTTACCAGGAACTTAAAGAGAAGTATAAGGAAATGGTTAAG GTGTGGCCTGAAGTCACCGATCCTGAGAAGTTCGTGTATGAAGATGTGGCTATCGCGGCATACCTGCTG ATTCTGTGGGAAGAAGAAAGGGCCGAGAGGGGACTAACTGCCAGGCAGTCCTTTGTGGACCTGGGATGTGGAAATGGCCTCCTGGTCCACATCCTGAACAGTGAGGGG cATCCAGGCAGAGGGATTGATGTCCGGAGAAGGAAAATCTGGGACATGTATGGACCACAGACTCAGTTAGAG GAAGATGCAATCACACCCAACGATAAGACCCTTTTCCCTGATGTTGATTGGTTAATCGGTAACCATTCTGATGAACTCACACCATGGATACCTGTCATTGCAGCCAG GTCTTCCTACAATTGCCGCTTCTTTGTCCTCCCCTGCTGCTTCTTTGACTTCATTGGAAAATACTCCCGGAGGCAGAGTAAGAAGACTCAGTACCGGGAATACCTTGACTTCATTAAAGAAGTGGGCTTCACCTGTGGGTTTCACGTGGCCGAAGACTGCCTCAGGATTCCTTCAACCAAAAGA GTCTGTCTCATTGGGAAATCCAGAACATACCCTCCCTCCAGAGAAGCTTCCGTGGATGAAAAGAGGACTCAGTACATTAAGAGCAGGCGGGGCTGCCCTGTAAGCCCACCTAGACGGGAGCTTTGCCCTTCTCCACTCCGGGTTGCTGCTGGCAGTGCTGGTCACTGTGACGGTCACCAAGCTCTGGGTGCCAGGGTCGGGTGTGTAGCCGGGGCCTGGGCCGCTGAGCGTGGAGCAGGGCCCCAGGCCAAAGGAGCCTGGCTACCTGGATTTCATCCCAGAGAAAAGGCTGAGCGCGTGAGGAACTGTGCCGCCCTGCCGCGAGGCTTTATCGACCAAGTGGTTTTGCAAGTGGCGAATTTATTGTTAGGTGGAAAGCAATTAAACACAGGAAGTTCTCGAAATGGGAGTTTGAAGACCTGGAATCGGGGAG AGAGCCTATCTCTGGCAGAAGTAGCCAGTGAGCTGGACACGGAGACCCTgcggaggctgaagcgggagtgTGGGGGCCTGCAGACGCTGCTCCGGAACAGCCACCAGGTGTTCCGAG
- the TRMT44 gene encoding probable tRNA (uracil-O(2)-)-methyltransferase isoform X2: MAEVGRAGISDPGALLPRGFWAAVEVWLERPQVANKRLCGARLEARWSAALPCAEARGPGTSAGSEQKERGPVPGQGSPGGDTGPRLRSEPKQGMACCELEEAQGQCQQEEAQREAASAALRDSGHPGHAEGDEGDFPAADLDSLWDDFSRSLARGNSEMLAFLTCSGAGSQPEAQRELDVVLRTVIPKTSPHCPLTAPRREIVVQDVLNGTVTFLPLEEDDEGKLKVKMSNVYQIQLSHSKEEWFISVLIFCPERWHSDGIVYPKPTWLGEELLAKLAKWSVENKKSDFKSTLSLVSIMKYSKAYQELKEKYKEMVKVWPEVTDPEKFVYEDVAIAAYLLILWEEERAERGLTARQSFVDLGCGNGLLVHILNSEGHPGRGIDVRRRKIWDMYGPQTQLEEDAITPNDKTLFPDVDWLIGNHSDELTPWIPVIAARSSYNCRFFVLPCCFFDFIGKYSRRQSKKTQYREYLDFIKEVGFTCGFHVAEDCLRIPSTKRVCLIGKSRTYPPSREASVDEKRTQYIKSRRGCPVSPPRRELCPSPLRVAAGSAGHCDGHQALGARVGCVAGAWAAERGAGPQAKGAWLPGFHPREKAERVRNCAALPRGFIDQVVLQVANLLLGGKQLNTGSSRNGSLKTWNRGESLSLAEVASELDTETLRRLKRECGGLQTLLRNSHQVFRVVNGRVHIRDWREETLWETKQPEAKQRVLSKACKTRLCWFFTHHPDGCALSADCCPFAHGPAELRPPRTTPRKKIP, from the exons ATGGCGGAGGTGGGCCGAGCAGGCATCAGCGACCCAGGGGCGCTGCTCCCCCGGGGGTTCTGGGCTGCGGTGGAGGTGTGGCTGGAGAGGCCGCAGGTGGCCAACAAACGGCTTTGCGGTGCCCGCCTAGAGGCCCGCTGGAGCGCTGCCCTGCCCTGCGCCGAGGCCCGCGGCCCAGGGACGAGCGCAGGCTCGGAGCAGAAGGAGCGGGGTCCGGTTCCCGGCCAGGGTTCGCCCGGAGGGGACACGGGTCCCAGGCTGCGATCAGAACCCAAGCAGGGCATGGCATGTTGCGAACTTGAGGAGGCCCAGGGCCAGTGCCAGCAAGAGGAGGCACAGAGGGAAGCCGCCTCGGCGGCCCTGAGGGACTCTGGGCACCCCGGTCATGCTGAAGGAGACGAGGGCGACTTCCCCGCCGCAGATCTGGATTCGCTCTGGGACGATTTCTCCCGAAGTCTCGCCCGTGGCAATTCGGAGATGCTGGCCTTCCTCACCTGCTCCGGGGCGGGATCGCAGCCAGAGGCGCAGCGTGAGCTCGACGTGGTTCTCAGAACCGTCATCCCGAAAACTAGCCCACATTGCCCCCTTACAGCTCCCAGGAGGGAAATAGTCGTGCAAG atgtCCTCAATGGAACTGTAACGTTTTTGCCTTTGGAAGAAGATGATGAGGGGAAGTTAAAGGTTAAGATGAGCAATGTATATCAAATTCAGCTCAGTCACAGCAAAGAAGAATG gttcatatctgttttaattttctgtccaGAAAGATGGCATTCAGATGGAATTGTGTATCCCAAACCCACGTGGCTTGGAGAAGAGTTGCTGGCCAAGTTGGCCAAGTGGTCTGTAGAGAACAAGAAGAGTGACTTTAAAAGCACCCTTTCCCTTGTCTCCATTATGAAGTATAGCAAGGCTTACCAGGAACTTAAAGAGAAGTATAAGGAAATGGTTAAG GTGTGGCCTGAAGTCACCGATCCTGAGAAGTTCGTGTATGAAGATGTGGCTATCGCGGCATACCTGCTG ATTCTGTGGGAAGAAGAAAGGGCCGAGAGGGGACTAACTGCCAGGCAGTCCTTTGTGGACCTGGGATGTGGAAATGGCCTCCTGGTCCACATCCTGAACAGTGAGGGG cATCCAGGCAGAGGGATTGATGTCCGGAGAAGGAAAATCTGGGACATGTATGGACCACAGACTCAGTTAGAG GAAGATGCAATCACACCCAACGATAAGACCCTTTTCCCTGATGTTGATTGGTTAATCGGTAACCATTCTGATGAACTCACACCATGGATACCTGTCATTGCAGCCAG GTCTTCCTACAATTGCCGCTTCTTTGTCCTCCCCTGCTGCTTCTTTGACTTCATTGGAAAATACTCCCGGAGGCAGAGTAAGAAGACTCAGTACCGGGAATACCTTGACTTCATTAAAGAAGTGGGCTTCACCTGTGGGTTTCACGTGGCCGAAGACTGCCTCAGGATTCCTTCAACCAAAAGA GTCTGTCTCATTGGGAAATCCAGAACATACCCTCCCTCCAGAGAAGCTTCCGTGGATGAAAAGAGGACTCAGTACATTAAGAGCAGGCGGGGCTGCCCTGTAAGCCCACCTAGACGGGAGCTTTGCCCTTCTCCACTCCGGGTTGCTGCTGGCAGTGCTGGTCACTGTGACGGTCACCAAGCTCTGGGTGCCAGGGTCGGGTGTGTAGCCGGGGCCTGGGCCGCTGAGCGTGGAGCAGGGCCCCAGGCCAAAGGAGCCTGGCTACCTGGATTTCATCCCAGAGAAAAGGCTGAGCGCGTGAGGAACTGTGCCGCCCTGCCGCGAGGCTTTATCGACCAAGTGGTTTTGCAAGTGGCGAATTTATTGTTAGGTGGAAAGCAATTAAACACAGGAAGTTCTCGAAATGGGAGTTTGAAGACCTGGAATCGGGGAG AGAGCCTATCTCTGGCAGAAGTAGCCAGTGAGCTGGACACGGAGACCCTgcggaggctgaagcgggagtgTGGGGGCCTGCAGACGCTGCTCCGGAACAGCCACCAGGTGTTCCGAG TTGTGAATGGGAGAGTTCACATTCGCGACTGGAGAGAGGAGACGCTGTGGGAAACAAAGCAACCGGAAGCGAAACAGAGAGTGCTCTCCAAAGCCTGCAAAACCCGCCTCTGCTGGTTCTTCACGCATCACCCTGACGGCTGTGCTCTGTCCGCGGACTGCTGCCCATTTGCCCATGGGCCTGCGGAGCTGCGGCCACCCCGGACCACCCCGAGGAAGAAGATTCCATGA
- the TRMT44 gene encoding probable tRNA (uracil-O(2)-)-methyltransferase isoform X4: MYIKFSSVTAKKNERWHSDGIVYPKPTWLGEELLAKLAKWSVENKKSDFKSTLSLVSIMKYSKAYQELKEKYKEMVKVWPEVTDPEKFVYEDVAIAAYLLILWEEERAERGLTARQSFVDLGCGNGLLVHILNSEGHPGRGIDVRRRKIWDMYGPQTQLEEDAITPNDKTLFPDVDWLIGNHSDELTPWIPVIAARSSYNCRFFVLPCCFFDFIGKYSRRQSKKTQYREYLDFIKEVGFTCGFHVAEDCLRIPSTKRVCLIGKSRTYPPSREASVDEKRTQYIKSRRGCPVSPPRRELCPSPLRVAAGSAGHCDGHQALGARVGCVAGAWAAERGAGPQAKGAWLPGFHPREKAERVRNCAALPRGFIDQVVLQVANLLLGGKQLNTGSSRNGSLKTWNRGESLSLAEVASELDTETLRRLKRECGGLQTLLRNSHQVFRVVNGRVHIRDWREETLWETKQPEAKQRVLSKACKTRLCWFFTHHPDGCALSADCCPFAHGPAELRPPRTTPRKKIP; encoded by the exons ATGTATATCAAATTCAGCTCAGTCACAGCAAAGAAGAATG AAAGATGGCATTCAGATGGAATTGTGTATCCCAAACCCACGTGGCTTGGAGAAGAGTTGCTGGCCAAGTTGGCCAAGTGGTCTGTAGAGAACAAGAAGAGTGACTTTAAAAGCACCCTTTCCCTTGTCTCCATTATGAAGTATAGCAAGGCTTACCAGGAACTTAAAGAGAAGTATAAGGAAATGGTTAAG GTGTGGCCTGAAGTCACCGATCCTGAGAAGTTCGTGTATGAAGATGTGGCTATCGCGGCATACCTGCTG ATTCTGTGGGAAGAAGAAAGGGCCGAGAGGGGACTAACTGCCAGGCAGTCCTTTGTGGACCTGGGATGTGGAAATGGCCTCCTGGTCCACATCCTGAACAGTGAGGGG cATCCAGGCAGAGGGATTGATGTCCGGAGAAGGAAAATCTGGGACATGTATGGACCACAGACTCAGTTAGAG GAAGATGCAATCACACCCAACGATAAGACCCTTTTCCCTGATGTTGATTGGTTAATCGGTAACCATTCTGATGAACTCACACCATGGATACCTGTCATTGCAGCCAG GTCTTCCTACAATTGCCGCTTCTTTGTCCTCCCCTGCTGCTTCTTTGACTTCATTGGAAAATACTCCCGGAGGCAGAGTAAGAAGACTCAGTACCGGGAATACCTTGACTTCATTAAAGAAGTGGGCTTCACCTGTGGGTTTCACGTGGCCGAAGACTGCCTCAGGATTCCTTCAACCAAAAGA GTCTGTCTCATTGGGAAATCCAGAACATACCCTCCCTCCAGAGAAGCTTCCGTGGATGAAAAGAGGACTCAGTACATTAAGAGCAGGCGGGGCTGCCCTGTAAGCCCACCTAGACGGGAGCTTTGCCCTTCTCCACTCCGGGTTGCTGCTGGCAGTGCTGGTCACTGTGACGGTCACCAAGCTCTGGGTGCCAGGGTCGGGTGTGTAGCCGGGGCCTGGGCCGCTGAGCGTGGAGCAGGGCCCCAGGCCAAAGGAGCCTGGCTACCTGGATTTCATCCCAGAGAAAAGGCTGAGCGCGTGAGGAACTGTGCCGCCCTGCCGCGAGGCTTTATCGACCAAGTGGTTTTGCAAGTGGCGAATTTATTGTTAGGTGGAAAGCAATTAAACACAGGAAGTTCTCGAAATGGGAGTTTGAAGACCTGGAATCGGGGAG AGAGCCTATCTCTGGCAGAAGTAGCCAGTGAGCTGGACACGGAGACCCTgcggaggctgaagcgggagtgTGGGGGCCTGCAGACGCTGCTCCGGAACAGCCACCAGGTGTTCCGAG TTGTGAATGGGAGAGTTCACATTCGCGACTGGAGAGAGGAGACGCTGTGGGAAACAAAGCAACCGGAAGCGAAACAGAGAGTGCTCTCCAAAGCCTGCAAAACCCGCCTCTGCTGGTTCTTCACGCATCACCCTGACGGCTGTGCTCTGTCCGCGGACTGCTGCCCATTTGCCCATGGGCCTGCGGAGCTGCGGCCACCCCGGACCACCCCGAGGAAGAAGATTCCATGA